A part of Neovison vison isolate M4711 chromosome 8, ASM_NN_V1, whole genome shotgun sequence genomic DNA contains:
- the MTHFD2 gene encoding bifunctional methylenetetrahydrofolate dehydrogenase/cyclohydrolase, mitochondrial isoform X1, whose protein sequence is MAAVSVVSTLATRLLRPAQSCRLHHRPFHLSVVRNEAVVISGRKLAQQIKQEVRQEVEEWVASGNKRPHLSVVLVGENPASHSYVLNKTRAAAEVGINSETIVKPASVSEEELLNLINKLNNDDDVDGLLVQLPLPEHIDERKICNAVSPDKDVDGFHVINVGRMCLDQYSMLPATPWGVWEIIKRTGIPTLGKNVVVAGRSKNVGMPIAMLLHTDGAHERPGGDATVTISHRHTPKEQLKKHTVLADIVISAAGIPNLITADMIKEGAAVIDVGINRVQDPITAKPKLVGDVDFEGVRKKAGYITPVPGGVGPMTVAMLMKNTIIAAKKVLRLEDQEVLKPKERGVATS, encoded by the exons ATGGCTGCTGTTTCCGTCGTGTCCACGTTGGCCACCCGGCTGCTCCGGCCCGCGCAGAGCTGCCGTCTCCATCATCGCCCCTTCCACCTCTCGGTAGTTCG AAATGAAGCTGTCGTCATCTCTGGAAGGAAACTTGCCCAGCAGATCAAGCAGGAAGTGCGGCAGGAGGTGGAAGAATGGGTGGCGTCGGGCAACAAGCGGCCGCACCTGAGCGTGGTGCTGGTGGGCGAGAATCCTGCAAGTCATTCCTACGTCCTCAACAAGACCCGGGCAGCTGCAGAAGTGG GAATCAACAGTGAGACAATTGTGAAACCAGCTTCAGTTTCAGAGGAAGAACTGTTGAATTTAATCAATAAACTAAATAACGATGATGATGTAGATGGCCTCCTTGTTCAGCTGCCTCTTCCAG AGCACATCGACGAGCGGAAAATCTGCAACGCTGTTTCCCCAGACAAGGATGTGGATGGCTTTCACGTAATTAACGTAGGGAGAATGTGTCTGGACCAGTACTCCATGTTACCAGCTACGCCATGGGGTGTCTGGGAAATAATTAAGCGAACTG GCATTCCAACCCTAGGGAAGAATGTGGTTGTGGCTGGGAGGTCAAAAAATGTTGGAATGCCCATTGCAATGCTGCTGCACACAGATGGGGCACACGAACGCCCTGGAG GTGATGCCACTGTTACAATATCTCATCGACACACTCCCAAAGAGCAACTGAAGAAACATACAGTTCTTGCCGACATCGTGATTTCTGCTGCAG GCATTCCAAATCTGATCACAGCAGATATGATCAAGGAGGGAGCTGCAGTCATCGATGTGGGAATAAATAGAGTTCAAGATCCCATCACTGCTAAACCCAAGTTAGTTGGAGATGTGGATTTTGAAG GAGTCAGAAAGAAAGCTGGTTACATCACTCCAGTCCCGGGGGGTGTTGGTCCCATGACTGTGGCAATGCTGATGAAGAATACCATTATTGCTGCAAAGAAGGTGCTGAGGCTTGAAGATCAGGAAGTATTGAAGCCCAAGGAGCGTGGAGTAGCAACTAGTTAA
- the MTHFD2 gene encoding bifunctional methylenetetrahydrofolate dehydrogenase/cyclohydrolase, mitochondrial isoform X2 → MAAVSVVSTLATRLLRPAQSCRLHHRPFHLSVVRNEAVVISGRKLAQQIKQEVRQEVEEWVASGNKRPHLSVVLVGENPASHSYVLNKTRAAAEVGINSETIVKPASVSEEELLNLINKLNNDDDVDGLLVQLPLPEHIDERKICNAVSPDKDVDGFHVINVGRMCLDQYSMLPATPWGVWEIIKRTGIPTLGKNVVVAGRSKNVGMPIAMLLHTDGAHERPGGDATVTISHRHTPKEQLKKHTVLADIVISAAGIPNLITADMIKEGAAVIDVGINRVQDPITAKPKLVGDVDFEGYFIIQVTSSLSTSLKI, encoded by the exons ATGGCTGCTGTTTCCGTCGTGTCCACGTTGGCCACCCGGCTGCTCCGGCCCGCGCAGAGCTGCCGTCTCCATCATCGCCCCTTCCACCTCTCGGTAGTTCG AAATGAAGCTGTCGTCATCTCTGGAAGGAAACTTGCCCAGCAGATCAAGCAGGAAGTGCGGCAGGAGGTGGAAGAATGGGTGGCGTCGGGCAACAAGCGGCCGCACCTGAGCGTGGTGCTGGTGGGCGAGAATCCTGCAAGTCATTCCTACGTCCTCAACAAGACCCGGGCAGCTGCAGAAGTGG GAATCAACAGTGAGACAATTGTGAAACCAGCTTCAGTTTCAGAGGAAGAACTGTTGAATTTAATCAATAAACTAAATAACGATGATGATGTAGATGGCCTCCTTGTTCAGCTGCCTCTTCCAG AGCACATCGACGAGCGGAAAATCTGCAACGCTGTTTCCCCAGACAAGGATGTGGATGGCTTTCACGTAATTAACGTAGGGAGAATGTGTCTGGACCAGTACTCCATGTTACCAGCTACGCCATGGGGTGTCTGGGAAATAATTAAGCGAACTG GCATTCCAACCCTAGGGAAGAATGTGGTTGTGGCTGGGAGGTCAAAAAATGTTGGAATGCCCATTGCAATGCTGCTGCACACAGATGGGGCACACGAACGCCCTGGAG GTGATGCCACTGTTACAATATCTCATCGACACACTCCCAAAGAGCAACTGAAGAAACATACAGTTCTTGCCGACATCGTGATTTCTGCTGCAG GCATTCCAAATCTGATCACAGCAGATATGATCAAGGAGGGAGCTGCAGTCATCGATGTGGGAATAAATAGAGTTCAAGATCCCATCACTGCTAAACCCAAGTTAGTTGGAGATGTGGATTTTGAAG GTTACTTCATAATTCAAGTGACTTCATCACTTTCAACAAGTCTGAAAATTTAA